Proteins from a single region of Theileria parva strain Muguga chromosome 1, complete sequence, whole genome shotgun sequence:
- a CDS encoding Acetyltransferase (GNAT) family protein, translating to MSKDVESSDLQLRLLKSKVTYNEKFTLSGLELVIKNLETYEEYLKVRPLVEQVSRSHIYHSKEYVDNMLSNPLFYPFLILLESTNKSDSTNKSDLTDESDSTNKSDLTDESDSLVNDLEAVGYFEIYLMPHLGRLFDSRLERVIVDPQYRNKGIFTHMLSFIIDFCKSTLKCNRIDLTSNNPVAERVYKSFKFDPVDTNTYRIYL from the coding sequence ATGAGTAAAGATGTTGAATCATCTGATTTACAGTTGAGATTACTTAAGAGTAAAGTAACTTATAATGAGAAATTTACCCTTTCCGGCTTGGAACTGGTGATTAAGAATTTGGAAACCTATGAAGAATATCTGAAGGTTCGTCCACTCGTAGAACAAGTTTCAAGATCACACATCTATCACTCCAAAGAATACGTCGACAATATGCTCTCAAATCCActtttttaccctttttTAATACTACTCGAGTCAACAAATAAATCGGATTCAACCAATAAATCAGATTTAACAGATGAATCAGATTCAACAAATAAATCAGATTTAACAGATGAATCGGATTCACTGGTGAATGATTTGGAGGCGGTTGGATATTTTGAGATATATTTAATGCCGCATTTGGGAAGATTATTTGATTCTCGGCTGGAACGAGTAATCGTAGATCCTCAATATAGAAACAAAGGCATTTTCACTCATATGTTATCTTTTATAATTGATTTTTGTAAGTCAACTCTAAAGTGTAATAGGATAGATTTAACCTCAAATAACCCCGTCGCCGAACGCGTT
- a CDS encoding putative integral membrane protein: MRIFDVRIGKIILLILYNISFVVCEVECDDDHKCQEGSKCVKITLGQNSYNLCVCAPGFTGWDCSTPIDYCNKHCRPLQTGVSCKHTLCNQGQCINLEESPYYRCDCGAFYKGENCEIEDNPCSYQRNNPCGNGDCEFVPGIYQINCKCHPGWTTTPNQINTKYTWNGVDVHMTPPCLEELKKGITGSAPILGPNAKVAWYVVLIVSCILFVWFTATTLYELLGKKKDST, translated from the exons ATGCGAATATTTGATGTTAGAATTgggaaaataattttattgatattgtataatattagtttCGTTGTTTGTGAAGTGGAATGCGATGATGATCATAAGTGCCAAGAAGGATCgaaatgtgttaaaatcaCTTTAGGCCAAAATAGTTACAATTTATGCGTTTGCGCCCCTGGATTCACAGGCTGGGATTGTTCAACTCCTATCGATTACTGTAATAAACACTGTAGACCCCTACAAACCGGAGTTTCCTGTAAACACACACTCTGCAATCAAG GAcaatgtataaatttggAGGAGAGTCCCTATTATAGATGTGATTGCGGTGCATTTTATAAGGGCGAGAACTGTGAAATTGAGGATAACCCCTGTAGTTATCAGCGTAATAATCCTTGCGGGAACGGAGATTGCGAATTCGTACCCGGAATCTACCAAATCAACTGTAAATGCCATCCCGGATGGACCACCACACCTAACCAAATCAATACCAAATATACCTGGAATGGTGTCGATGTTCACATGACTCCACCCTGTCTAG AGGAATTGAAGAAAGGAATAACTGGTAGTGCTCCGATACTTGGCCCAA aCGCTAAGGTAGCTTGGTACGTGGTTTTAATAGTTTCTTGTATTCTCTTTGTATGGTTTACGGCGACGACACTCTATGAATTACTCGGGAAGAAAAAAGACTCGACCTGA
- a CDS encoding Oxidoreductase NAD-binding domain protein, with protein MFSIFKWVLILRFSVFSHSYKFHSNSSILTHFSSNSLSPNHLSSPSTNTLITSNDTLTLPNDTLTLPNDTLTLPNDTIKPSNPTLDTSKDTVKPSATPRRYTVRNPLRCRINSVRKIGTNNLDRDFYHIEIDHRGEYSYLPGQYCGVIPPGLCMSTNRRHVPRSYSLAPSMTGDDNLLSICIRVTKPFKDNLGVCSRFLSACEPGTAVDLTGPFGKELILTEEDAKSNNLILIATGTGISPFRAFLKTILNQTSNSTSTLNKIELTLGKNELTLGKKELVPVVRRIVLFFGIQNASTFLYKSELEHYQKLFGDSMTLIPCFSREANTPKCYVQDGILANETLLSEVLCGRCSIFVCGRKEIEDPVKKSLDLIFSHLSDSQKALINTKFEVYQ; from the exons ATGTTTAGTATTTTCAAATGGGTTCTAATTCTAag aTTTTCAGTTTTTTCCCATTCTTACAAATTTCACTCCAACTCCTCAATTCTCACACatttttcatcaaattCTCTTTCTCCAAATCATCTCTCATCTCCCTCTACCAATACACTAATCACATCAAATGACACCCTAACACTACCAAATGACACCTTAACACTACCAAATGACACCTTAACACTACCAAATGACACCATAAAACCCTCAAATCCCACCTTAGATACCTCAAAAGATACGGTAAAACCTTCAGCTACCCC tagGCGCTATACGGTGAGGAATCCGTTGAGGTGTAGGATCAATTCGGTACGGAAAATTGGCACGAATAACTTGGATCGTGACTTCTATCACATTGAAATTGATCACCGCGGGGAATACTCCTACCTCCCAGGACAATACTGCGGTGTCATTCCTCCAG gGCTGTGTATGAGTACGAATCGGCGTCATGTGCCGAGATCTTATTCGCTTGCGCCGTCGATGACGGGTGATGATAATTTACTTTCAATTTGCATCCGAGTTACAAAGCCTTTTAAGGATAATCTCGGCGTTTGCTCCAGATTCTTATCCGCCTGTGAACCGGGCACTGCCGTTGATCTTACCGGTCCTTTCGGTAAGGAATTAATCTTAACCGAGGAAGATGCCAAGAGTAATAACTTAATTCTCATTGCTACCGGGACTGGCATCTCACCCTTCCGCGCATTCCTCAAGACTATTCTGAATCAAACATCCAACAGTACGTCAACtcttaataaaattgagttGACACTGGgtaaaaatgagttaaCACTGGGTAAAAAAGAGTTAGTTCCGGTTGTTAGAAGgatagtattattttttggtatACAAAATGCGtcaacatttttatacaagAGTGAACTTGAACACTATCAAAAGTTATTTGGCGATTCAATGACCTTAATTCCTTGCTTCTCCAGAGAAGCCAATACTCCCAAATGCTACGTTCAA GATGGTATTTTGGCGAATGAAACGTTGTTAAGTGAGGTGTTGTGTGGAAGGTGTAGTATTTTTGTTTGTGGTAGAAAGGAAATTGAGGATCCCGTTAAAAAATCACTTGATCTCATTTTTTCACACCTTTCTGACTCTCAAAAAGCCCTCATCAACACCAAATTCGAAGTTTACCAATGA
- a CDS encoding lactate/malate dehydrogenase (Tp24), producing the protein MSGIRRKLISLIGSGNIGGIMGYLSQLTELADTVFFDIVPNIGAGKSLDIMHANSIQGKAYKCKGTNNYKDIAGSDVCIVTAGLAKAPAKSNEEWNRDDLVAFNAKIITEVAENIKKYAPKAFVIVITNPMDVMVHLMLKVTGFSKNMVVGMGGLLDSSRMNCYIAEKLGVNPKYVHGSVIGAHGDSMIPLVSRSTVYGIPILDFVEKGYLTHEDIKEIEERTITSAIEILKLYGSGSSYFAPATAAIEMASAYLNDKKSVFPCSCYLEGQYGHKEVYCGTPAVIGANGVEKVLELKLTPQEQQKFNDSIKEIRRLESLIK; encoded by the exons ATGTCTGGAATTAGGAGGAAGTTGATTAGTTTGATTGGCTCTGGAAACATTGGCGGGATCATGGGATATCTGTCACAACTAACCGAACTGGCAGATACCGTTTTCTTCGATATTGTCCCCA ATATTGGCGCTGGGAAATCGTTGGATATAATGCATGCGAATTCGATTCAGGGAAAGGCTTACAAATGTAAAGGCACCAACAACTACAAAGACATCGCCGGAAGTGATGTCTGCATCGTTACCGCCGGT TTGGCGAAGGCTCCTGCGAAATCGAATGAGGAGTGGAATCGTGACGACTTGGTTGCGTTTAACGCTAAGATAATAACGGAGGTGGCTGAGAATATAAAAAAGTATGCCCCAAAGGCGTTTGTAATAGTGATTACAAATCCGATGGATGTTATGGTCCACTTAATGTTGAAGGTGACTGGTTTTTCAAAGAACATGGTCGTGGGTATGGGTGGCTTATTAGACTCCTCGAGGATGAACTGTTACATTGCTGAGAAGTTAGGCGTTAACCCGAAGTACGTCCACGGCAGTGTTATTGGCGCACATGGTGATAGTATGATCCCACTAGTGTCCCGCTCCACAGTCTACGGCATACCAATCCTCGACTTTGTAGAAAAAGGGTATCTGACCCATGAAGATATTAAGGAGATTGAGGAACGTACCATTACCTCAGCCATTGAAATACTGAAGTTGTACGGCTCAGGATCTTCTTACTTCGCACCGGCAACGGCCGCAATTGAGATGGCCTCGGCCTATCTTAATGATAAGAAATCTGTGTTCCCGTGCTCCTGTTACCTCGAAGGACAGTACGGACATAAAGAAGTCTACTGCGGCACTCCCGCAGTCATTGGCGCCAACGGAGTAGAGAAGGTACTCGAACTCAAACTCACACCACAAGAACAACAGAAATTCAATGACTCAATCAAAGAAATCAGACGACTAGAATCACTCATCAAATAA
- the PRPF18 gene encoding Prp18 domain protein, translated as MDKLLLSIKKKRDDLQQLKGDKKWIKRADEVEKRKLEAQEQLEKQNQLKKKLINDNFKKIEEFYETNTNLDSTHDPTQDVSVEEVVKRLRKLRQPIVFFGESHKERCRRLFSQETDIDDLEANQNIYVDAIMGRNNYLISKYTHKNQSQLDFFDDFSGLQQDSKHYKVFEWVSRMLREWESRIVESKGDLIKEGKEFEAKKNEAMLVQTKKDIKPLLKLIKSNKLDQEILDKMEQIVNHCNNGQFKKAHDIYMLLAIGNAAWPMGVTMVGIHERAGRSKIFTSEVAHILNDETTRKYIQMFKRLISFSQSKYAKDPSQIIQISTNHI; from the exons ATGGATAAGTTATTATTATCGATAAAGAAGAAACGTGACGATCTTCAGC agCTGAAAGGTGATAAAAAATGGATAAAGAGAGCGGATGAAGTTGAAAAGAGGAAATTAGAAGCCCAGGAACAACTCGAGAAACAAAACCAACTCaaaaaaaaattaatcaacGATAATTTCAAA AAGATTGAGGAATTTTATGAAACCAACACAAATCTCGATTCAACCCATGATCCAACTCAAG ATGTGTCTGTGGAGGAGGTGGTGAAGAGGCTTAGAAAGTTACGTCAGCCGATTGTATTCTTTGGCGAATCGCATAAGGAAAG GTGTCGGAGATTATTTTCTCAGGAAACTGACATAGATGATTTAGAAGCTAATCAGAATATCTACGTCGACGCTATCATGGGACG GAACAATTACCTCATCTCCAAATACACACACAAAAACC AATCGCAACTGGACTTCTTTGACGATTTCTCTGGATTACAACAAGATTCTAAACACTACAA agtATTTGAGTGGGTTTCGCGTATGTTGCGTGAGTGGGAGAGTCGGATAGTGGAGTCAAAGGGTGATCTAATAAAAGAGGGGAAGGAATTTGAGGCTAAAAAAAACGAAGCGATGCTAGTGCAGACGAAAAAAGATATTAAACCGCTGCTTAAACTAATCAAATCCAACAAACTAGACCAAGAAATCCTAGACAAAATGGAACAAATCGTCAATCACTGCAACAACGGACAATTCAAAAAAGCACACGACATCTACATGCTCCTAGCCATCG GAAATGCGGCGTGGCCGATGGGAGTGACGATGGTTGGAATTCACGAGCGTGCTGGTAGGTCAAAGATCTTCACGTCGGAAGTGGCGCATATCCTAAACGATGAGACCACCAGGAAATACATTCAAATGTTCAAGAGACTCATCTCATTCTCACAGTCCAAATACGCCAAAGACCCCTCACAAATCATACAAATCTCAACCAACCACATTTAA
- the Naa15 gene encoding NMDA receptor-regulated protein 1 family protein, which translates to MTSQELKSGPTTSVEILTSKDASSFKTMMELYHNKSHKKAMKIAETLLSRHPNHGETLSVKALLMLCLEPTREDEIVEVAKRGLRNGINSYLCWYSLGVVYRHIKRYKDAVKCFVMAFKLDPHNDRLLREICCLEIELNDYSGFRKYASVQLKLKSKEYREWVIFAFSQHLCGNLAISCEILEEADKLFMGSYRVDDLELSESIMYRAMLYEHLGEFNKCTELLTTKSYQLKDKVTYLELLAKCYYFGNHPTEAHETYKKLIQMCPGNVRFVLLYFLTHPNVKIRALFHFSHCYTKPLRGSIYQEKLLTDAQIFTESEKLITESEKLTEGKKLTDAQKLTHGENPIEGKNLSESEKLNPISDDTPDETCVYMLSDEIFDLDGEYSSGGWMLESKLHHSFDRYVRRMNMCNNVTYRNSHTFPQFMYKVVKNLDLRSLPTPDKILSVDELIKVINCYLDPTPLANCVPYCKYRKFLKRDSYPLVFQLRQLSQYEELLLLEQLDAMNLKDRFVFAMLEFLFSSDEIFHARAEKYIKQSIRDGKVNILKSFTHALTFKKAYILLYLTHNLCKPVDTVNGEERISHNYQKVLVTLLLAQLYDYLGAYSTALQVVNEGFRITNTSPDLLCLRGKINRHLGDLRSSCEDYCVAGDLDRSDRQTSAKCAKAILRTNEFSLAQKKWKSFLTEDVCHRNDKDTPPEIPSFKFLLLQATLLYQLHQHYILDTIFKGNHKDSDVPVTPDNRMTQFDSVTAGDSVTETPCDRWLKESFGVYKNVLERHMEIYVNQLDFHNYCLNRLSYRVYYNFLKLRNQHCNQGYFIKALKGLIRTALELFHSTTTTGDDDNNNCVVYCVNKMRMVLCQRVFDAGLYHLFYELAEMRGMSVLFKLQCIMRCYYSARCDKYNPHLTQLIHHFLSHNTKFTHFEATLVNKMLRICSPNNFTRANHTVEITVENTVECSVVEDYVNNVLEYVLSERYEYKGVMALVFMGYNYREKSFLELLFLNANSLYEGINFRDFLKVKKLLSKAIYTCNNLNNQLFLKLQLEQLITLFPNQLLYPQSNL; encoded by the exons ATGACAAGTCAAGAGCTGAAATCTGGACCTACAACCTCAGTAGAAATCCTCACCTCCAAAGACGCCTCCTCCTTCAAAACCATGATG gAGTTATACCATAATAAGAGTCACAAGAAGGCTATGAAGATAGCGGAAACGTTGCTGTCGAGGCACCCGAACCACGGCGAGACTTTATCTGTAAAAGCATTACTGATGTTATGCCTAGAGCCTACGCGTGAGGACGAGATAGTAGAAGTGGCAAAACGAGGTTTAAGGAACGGGATAAACAGTTACTTATGCTGGTACTCGCTGGGTGTGGTCTACAGGCATATCAAAAGGTATAAAGACGCCGTAAAATGTTTTGTGATGGCGTTTAAGCTGGATCCGCACAATGACAGATTACTGAGGGAAATCTGTTGCCTGGAGATCGAGTTGAATGACTACTCGGGGTTCAGGAAATACGCGAGTGTGCAGCTGAAGCTGAAGTCTAAAGAGTACAGGGAATGGGTAATATTTGCGTTTTCGCAGCATTTGTGCGGGAACCTGGCAATTAGCTGTGAGATTTTAGAAGAGGCAGATAAGCTTTTCATGGGCAGCTACAGAGTAGATGACCTGGAACTAAGCGAGTCAATCATGTACAGAGCAATGCTATACGAACACCTGGGCGAGTTTAACAAGTGCACAGAGCTACTAACTACTAAATCCTATCAACTTAAGGATAAAGTAACTTATCTAGAACTTTTGGCAAAGTGTTACTACTTTGGAAATCACCCGACAGAGGCACACGAAACTTATAAAAAACTCATACAAATGTGCCCAGGCAATGTCAGATTTGTACTTTTATACTTTCTAACACATCCAAATGTTAAGATCAGGGCACTCTTTCACTTTTCCCATTGCTACACTAAACCTCTCAGAGGCTCAATCTATCaagaaaaattattaacagaCGCACAAATTTTTACTGAGTCTGAAAAGTTAATTACTGAGTCTGAAAAGTTAACAGAAGGTAAAAAGTTAACTGATGCTCAAAAGTTAACACACGGTGAAAATCCAATAGAAGGTAAAAATCTGTCAGAAAGTGAAAAACTAAACCCTATCAGTGATGACACACCTGATGAGACATGTGTCTACATGTTGAGTGATGAGATATTTGACTTGGATGGTGAGTATTCGTCGGGTGGTTGGATGTTGGAGAGTAAGTTACATCACAGTTTCGACCGTTACGTACGCCGTATGAACATGTGTAACAATGTAACATATAGGAATTCTCATACATTCCCCCAGTTTATGTATAAAGTAGTGAAAAATTTGGATCTGAGGTCACTGCCAACGCCGGACAAGATTCTCTCTGTAGACGAGTTAATTAAGGTAATTAACTGTTATTTAGATCCCACACCCTTGGCGAATTGTGTTCCGTACTGTAAGtatagaaaatttttaaaacgCGATTCGTACCCGCTGGTGTTTCAGCTACGGCAACTGTCACAGTATGAGGAGTTGCTACTCCTGGAGCAACTTGACGCCATGAATTTGAAGGACAGATTTGTCTTTGCGATGCTTGAGTTTTTGTTCAGCTCCGATGAGATTTTCCACGCCAGAGCtgaaaaatacattaaacAGTCGATCCGGGACGGCAAAGTCAACATCCTCAAATCATTCACACACGCACTCACCTTTAAAAAAGCGTACATACTACTCTATCTCACACACAACTTGTGTAAACCAGTTGACACGGTGAATGGTGAGGAAAGAATTAGTCATAATTACCAGAAAGTGCTGGTTACCCTATTGCTAGCACAACTGTATGACTACCTAGGCGCATACTCCACTGCATTACAGGTTGTAAACGAGGGTTTTAGAATAACAAATACGTCACCCGATCTACTATGTTTGAGGGGTAAGATTAATAGGCATTTGGGAGATTTGAGGAGTAGTTGTGAGGACTACTGTGTGGCTGGTGACTTGGACAGGAGTGACCGTCAGACCAGCGCCAAGTGTGCCAAAGCGATTCTCAGGACTAACGAATTCTCATTAGCGCAAAAGAAATGGAAATCATTCCTCACCGAAGACGTTTGTCACAGGAATGACAAGGACACACCACCCGAAATTCCCTCGTTCAAATTCCTACTCCTACAAGCCACACTACTATACCAACTTCATCAACATTACATATTAGACACAATTTTTAAGGGTAATCATAAGGATTCAGATGTACCCGTTACACCGGACAACAGAATGACACAGTTTGACAGTGTTACAGCAGGTGACAGTGTGACAGAAACACCGTGTGACAGATGGTTAAAAGAATCGTTTGGAGTGTATAAGAATGTGTTGGAGAGGCATATGGAGATTTATGTGAATCAGTTGGACTTTCACAATTACTGTCTAAACCGCCTGTCGTACAGAGTTTACTACAACTTTCTAAAACTCCGAAACCAACACTGCAACCAAGGCTACTTCATCAAAGCGCTCAAAGGGCTCATCAGAACAGCTCTAGAACTCTTTCACTCCACTACTACTACTGGTgatgatgataataataattgtgtagtgTATTGTGTGAATAAGATGAGGATGGTGTTGTGTCAGCGTGTGTTTGATGCTGGGTTATATCATTTATTCTATGAGTTGGCGGAGATGAGGGGAATGAGTGTGTTATTCAAGTTACAGTGCATAATGCGGTGTTACTACAGCGCAAGGTGTGATAAATACAACCCCCACCTCACACAGTTAATACACCACTTTCTCTCACACAACACCAAATTCACACACTTTGAAGCCACCTTAGTGAATAAAATGCTAAGAATTTGTAGTCCCAATAACTTTACCCGTGCAAATCACACTGTAGAGATTACTGTAGAGAATACTGTAGAGTGTAGTGTGGTGGAGGACTATGTGAATAATGTGTTGGAGTATGTGTTGAGTGAGAGGTATGAGTATAAGGGTGTGATGGCGTTGGTGTTTATGGGTTATAACTATAGGGAAAAATCATTTTTGGAGTTGCTTTTTCTCAACGCGAATTCGCTCTACGAGGGGATTAATTTCAGGGACTTCCTCAAAGTtaagaaattattatccaaAGCCATTTACACCTGCAATAACCTCAATAACCAACTCTTCCTCAAACTACAACTCGAACAACTCATCACACTCTTCCCAAACCAACTATTGTATCCCCAGAGTAATTTGTAA
- a CDS encoding Alpha/beta hydrolase family protein translates to MKCIIVFLVLFECAVAQPTAPVNLVLNILKRRPRGFKVLRQNYYGIDALVYTADGIIAEVRDSNGNIWRSDKSIASTRVTTFKKDSRLLHIHSVTTSGKHLTHYFYRSGRVWNEVDSKYFYDEFDVARLESSAVGVHTLYLNDRNSHRRVIWNHADTRYGAYAPASGMRLDKVCDVNWGHMCVKSVWSRRKNEYLLFSSVYPRDKPTLVYLVLSDGFEITEQYYEKIGVIGRWTQIEREKFVSKVFDHVDLTSLDLDVGVDFENVNKEKVYTSSFGIERTVHIAYPRPGTTISAVTVGELIIWKSTSFDKCDYACLITAPEVPLLAYLLLTDGLDRRIEYFLNQNKLWIPIEKSTFYQHLTQLNCNTNNSVDDNVNPGDNVNPVNNDMHLEMSSFRNRRGLLIRTYRSCVKDSRGTIVLTHGIGLHFIEVAMRANLDWNYANFGFITHPFLICPDTYYYNFRRHNGDRFRHIFEYNFDSPLLPTGLLRNFEYSGGLMQLFNQLGYDVYGMDLQSNGFSESYDSLKSHVCGSKDYLDDMVQFLHIVLENKFKDPAEWTANPTFNRGKNPVILFGFSFGANLSIRTIQELVKRNTSIDKTGGNERMGDTLRIVDGVVSLSGMLNMESHLGTRFKTLMATFIRICAALIPRKIIKFKPLPVFNQSYPYSILLNDDKFYPPRFSWRMALYILLYARRVIKNMKFYPKDLPTLVIHFKDDPACSFQGVRDLLSVSGGYDVRSVEINGNIHHSYKPEYIHMVSKYFQEWINHHFNT, encoded by the exons atgaagtgtataatagtgtttTTGGTACTGTTTGAGTGTGCTGTGGCGCAGCCTACGGCCCCTGTAAACTTAGTGTTAAACATATTAAAGCGTAGGCCTAGGGGATTTAAAGTACTGAGGCAGAATTACTACGGCATTGACGCTTTGGTTTACACTGCCGATGGAATTATCGCCGAGGTCAGGGACTCAAATGGTAACATCTGGCGCAGCGACAAATCAATTGCATCCACGAGGGTCAcaacttttaaaaaagaCTCGAGGCTACTTCACATACACTCCGTAACCACCAGTGGGAAGCATCTGACGCATTATTTCTACAGGTCTGGCCGTGTCTGGAACGAGGTTGACAGTAAGTATTTTTACGACGAATTTGACGTTGCGAGGTTAGAATCCTCAGCGGTAGGAGTTCACACTTTGTATTTAAATGACAGAAACTCACACAGGCGTGTGATTTGGAACCACGCGGACACACGTTACGGCGCCTACGCGCCAGCCTCCGGGATGAGATTAGACAAGGTCTGTGACGTCAATTGGGGTCACATGTGCGTTAAATCCGTCTGGAGTAGGAGGAAAAACGAGTATCTCCTGTTTTCCTCAGTGTATCCCAGGGACAAACCCACACTCGTCTACCTCGTGCTATCAGACGGCTTTGAAATTACTGAACAATATTACGAAAAAATTGGAGTCATAGGCCGGTGGACACAAATCGAACGTGAGAAATTTGTTAGTAAAGTGTTTGATCACGTGGATCTCACAAGTTTGGACTTGGACGTCGGGGTAGACTTTGAAAATGTGAACAAGGAAAAAGTATACACAAGCTCATTTGGCATTGAAAGAACTGTCCACATTGCGTATCCAAGACCTGGGACAACAATTTCAGCCGTCACCGTAGGCGAGTTAATCATCTGGAAATCAACATCATTCGATAAATGTGACTACGCATGTCTTATTACAGCGCCAGAAGTGCCTCTTCTGGCTTATTTACTCCTCACTGATGGTCTGGATAGGAGAATTGAATACTTCCTAAACCAAAATAAACTCTGGATTCCCATCGAAAAATCAACATTCTACCAACACCTCACACAACTCAATTGTAACACCAACAACTCTGTTGATGACAATGTGAACCCTGGGGATAATGTGAACCCTGTGAACAATGATATGCATTTGGAGATGAGTAGTTTTAGGAATAGGCGTGGTTTGTTGATAAGAACGTATCGTAGTTGTGTGAAAGATTCGAGGGGTACAATAGTATTAACCCATGGGATAGGGTTGCATTTTATAGAAGTGGCCATGAGGGCGAATTTGGACTGGAATTACGCCAATTTCGGCTTCATAACACATCCGTTCCTCATCTGCCCAGACACTTACTACTACAACTTCAGACGCCACAACGGGGACAGATTCAGACATATTTTCGagtataattttgattCTCCCCTGTTACCCACGGGGTTACTGAGGAACTTTGAGTATTCCGGCGGTCTAATGCAATTGTTTAATCAGTTGGGATACGACGTGTACGGCATGGATTTGCAGTCTAACGGATTTTCCGAGAGTTATGACTCGTTAAAATCACACGTGTGTGGGTCCAAAGACTACCTCGACGATATGGTCCagtttttacacattgtGCTGGAGAATAAGTTTAAAGATCCAGCCGAGTGGACGGCCAATCCCACGTTCAACAGGGGCAAAAACCCTGTGATACTATTCGGGTTCTCATTTGGCGCTAACCTGTCCATCCGCACAATCCAAGAACTTGTCAAGAGAAATACATCTATAGATAAAACTGGTGGCAATGAGAGAATGGGGGACACTCTGAGGATAGTGGACGGCGTGGTGTCATTGTCGGGAATGTTGAATATGGAATCGCACCTGGGAACGAGATTCAAAACGCTAATGGCCACATTCATCAGAATCTGCGCCGCACTCATTCCCAGAAagattatcaaatttaaaccaCTCCCAGTCTTCAACCAGTCCTACCCCTACTCCATACTTCTCAAC GACGACAAATTTTACCCGCCCAGGTTTAGTTGGAGGATGGCgttgtatattttattatacgCTAGACGCGTTATCAAGAACATGAAATTCTATCCCAAGGACCTGCCAACCCTAGTCATACACTTCAAAGATGATCCCGCATGCTCCTTTCAA GGAGTGCGAGATTTGTTATCGGTGAGTGGTGGGTATGATGTGAGATCGGTGGAGATAAACGGGAACATACATCACTCGTACAAACCCGAATACATACACATGGTCTCCAAATACTTCCAAGAGTGGATCAATCATCACTTCAACACTTAA